A window from Hemicordylus capensis ecotype Gifberg chromosome 2, rHemCap1.1.pri, whole genome shotgun sequence encodes these proteins:
- the APEX2 gene encoding DNA-(apurinic or apyrimidinic site) endonuclease 2, giving the protein MRLVSWNVNGLRAGAGPAGLRRLLDSLGADVVCLQETKITRDLLEEPLAIVEGYNSYFSFSRTRSGYSGVATFCKVCATPEAAEEGLSGLLTKQEGAVGCYGDTQDFTPEELQALDSEGRTVLTRHRIRTSEQQETMLTIINVYCPRADPEKPERGDFKQRFYRLLQARAEALLRAGGHVVIMGDINTAHKPIDHCDPGDLESFWDHPGRRWLDSFLWEPGKDSQDGKCFVDTFRFLHPTQDDAYTCWCNVTGSRHLNYGTRIDYILADHVLVTSELKDAQLMPQVLGSDHCPVQAVLKGVFLAAPRCPPLCTRFLPEFAGTQQKLSRFLVKVERTGLPEKGQKRGGAEPSIVGDSKKRRAGRMQKGQGDLRSFFKAPNSQAGVTGGASCPTTENMIQRTTEDSGNGSVAMADGDGVEEVVGSSNTAIESLRKKPKVGGDGEAKNCGNAAAALWKSLLSGPAPPPQCKSHGEPCVLRTVKKQGPNCGRRFYVCARPQGKPSDPRARCDFFMWADRGNP; this is encoded by the exons ATGAGGCTGGTGAGCTGGAACGTGAACGGGCTCCGAGCTGGGGCGGGTCCTGCAGGGCTGCGGCGCCTCCTGGACTCGCTAGGCGCCGATGTCGTCTGCCTCCAAGAGACCAAGATCACCC GGGACCTTCTGGAGGAGCCATTGGCTATAGTAGAGGGGTATAACTCCTACTTCAGCTTCAGTCGCACCCGCAGTGGCTACTCAG GTGTTGCCACATTCTGTAAGGTCTGTGCCACACCGGAGGCCGCGGAGGAGGGCCTGTCTGGGCTGCTCACCAAGCAAGAAGGAGCAGTTGGTTGCTATGGAGACACACAGGACTTCACACCTGAGGAGCTGCAGGCACTGGACAGTGAGGGCCGGACTGTGCTCACCCGCCATCGTATTCG CACCTCGGAACAGCAGGAGACCATGCTGACAATCATCAATGTATACTGCCCCCGTGCTGACCCGGAAAAGCCAGAGCGTGGAGATTTCAAGCAGCGCTTCTATCGCCTCCTACAGGCCCGGGCAGAGGCTCTTCTCAGAGCTGGAGG GCATGTGGTCATCATGGGAGACATCAACACTGCACACAAGCCCATCGACCACTGTGACCCAGGAGATCTG GAGTCCTTCTGGGACCACCCTGGGCGCCGCTGGCTGGATAGCTTCCTGTGGGAACCAGGCAAGGATTCCCAGGATGGGAAATGCTTTGTGGACACATTCCGCTTTCTCCACCCTACTCAGGATGATGCCTACACCTGCTGGTGCAACGTGACAGGGTCTCGGCACCTCAACTATGGCACCCGCATTGACTACATCCTGGCTGATCATGTCCTGGTCACATCAGAGCTGAAAGACGCCCAGCTCATGCCTCAAGTGTTGGGCTCTGACCACTGCCCTGTACAGGCCGTGCTGAAAGGTGTCTTCCTGGCTGCTCCCCGCTGCCCACCCCTCTGCACCCGCTTCCTGCCTGAGTTTGCTGGCACCCAGCAGAAGCTCAGCCGCTTCCTGGTGAAAGTGGAGCGGACTGGCTTGCCAGAGAAGGGGCAAAAACGGGGTGGGGCCGAGCCAAGCATAGTGGGGGATTCCAAGAAGAGACGGGCAGGCCGAATGCAGAAGGGGCAAGGGGATTTACGTAGTTTCTTCAAAGCGCCTAACAGCCAAGCTGGGGTCACTGGTGGTGCTAGTTGCCCAACGACAGAGAACATGATACAGAGGAcaacagaggattctgggaacgGATCTGTTGCCATGGCTGATGGAGATGGGGTAGAGGAAGTTGTTGGTTCCTCTAACACAGCTATTGAGAGTTTGAGAAAGAAGCCAAAGGTGGGTGGAGATGGAGAAGCTAAGAATTGtgggaatgctgctgctgctttatggAAGTCGTTGCTGTCAggccctgctcccccaccccagtgcaaaAGCCACGGGGAGCCCTGTGTTTTGAGGACTGTGAAGAAGCAAGGGCCAAACTGTGGACGGCGCTTCTATGTCTGTGCCCGGCCTCAAGGGAAGCCTTCTGATCCCCGTGCACGCTGCGACTTCTTCATGTGGGCCGATCGAGGAAATCCTTGA
- the ALAS2 gene encoding 5-aminolevulinate synthase, erythroid-specific, mitochondrial isoform X3, with amino-acid sequence MASILQCCPFLTRDPTTFLHKLRPLLLSSAQRCPVMVARTLSRSVPVLQRGKETCGDTGPQAGIAPASLPTTQCPFIKSELQSGQGSFVQKAKPEVQEDVPPFKSGVLSSFFREVESSLKRKLRGPHMTHLILNNMPRSSAFGYDEFFAAKIQEKKQDHTYRVFKTVNRRADAYPFAEDYSCSQSESRKVSVWCSNDYLGMSRHPRVLEAIQNTLEAYGAGAGGTRNISGTSKFHVDLEQELASLHNKDAALLFSSCYVANDSTLFTLARMLPGCEIFSDAGNHASMIQGIRNSGVPKHVFRHNDPQHLEELLSKAELSTPKIVAFETVHSMDGAICPLEEMCDVAHRYGAITFVDEVHAVGLYGAHGAGVGERDGVMGKIDIVSGTLGKAFGCVGGYVASTASLIDTVRSYAAGFIFTTSLPPMMLAGALESVRILKSPEGQVLRRAHQRNVKHMRQLLMDAGLPVISCPSHIIPIRVGDAALNTRLCDLLLSEYNIYVQAINYPTVPRGEELLRLAPSPHHTPDMMDYFVEKLLAAWHEVGLPLQTAASPECNFCHRPLHFALMSEWERDYFGNMGPRYITLSA; translated from the exons ATGGCCTCCATCCTCCAGTGCTGCCCTTTCCTGACCCGGGACCCAACCACCTTCCTGCACAAACTCCGTCCCCTGCTGCTCAGCAGTGCCCAGCGTTGCCCTGTGATGGTGGCCCGCACCCTCTCACGCTCTGTTCCTGTCCTGCAGCGTGGAAAGGAGACCTGTGGAGATACTG GGCCCCAAGCTGGGATTGCACCAGCATCTCTCCCCACAACCCAGTGTCCCTTTATAAAGTCGGAGCTTCAGAGTGGCCAGGGTTCTTTTGTGCAAAAGGCAAAACCGGAGGTCCAGGAGGATGTCCCACCTTTCAAGTCAG GCGTGCTGAGCTCCTTTTTCAGAGAGGTGGAATCCAGTCTCAAGAGGAAGCTGCGTGGCCCTCACATGACACACCTAATCCTGAACAACATGCCAA GGAGCTCTGCATTTGGTTACGACGAGTTCTTTGCAGCAAAGATCCAGGAGAAGAAGCAGGATCACACTTACCGGGTCTTCAAGACAGTGAACCGTCGGGCTGATGCGTACCCCTTTGCCGAGGACTATTCTTGCTCTCAGTCTGAATCGCGGAAGGTGTCTGTCTGGTGCAGCAACGACTACTTGGGGATGAGCCGCCACCCGCGAGTGCTGGAGGCCATCCA GAATACTCTGGAGGCTTATGGAGCAGGAGCTGGAGGCACCAGGAACATTTCTGGCACTAGCAAGTTCCACGTGGATCTGGAGCAGGAACTGGCCAGCCTGCACAACAAAGATGCTGCTCTGCTTTTCTCCTCTTGTTATGTGGCCAATGATTCCACCCTCTTCACTCTGGCCCGTATGCTGCCAG GCTGTGAGATCTTTTCAGATGCTGGGAATCATGCCTCCATGATACAGGGTATCCGAAACAGTGGAGTTCCTAAGCATGTCTTCCGGCACAATGACCCCCAACACCTGGAGGAGCTGCTGAGCAAGGCTGAACTCAGCACCCCAAAGATTGTCGCCTTTGAGACTGTGCATTCCATGGATG GTGCCATCTGCCCACTGGAGGAAATGTGTGATGTTGCACACCGCTACGGAGCCATCACCTTTGTGGATGAGGTCCATGCTGTGGGACTCTATGGGGCCCACGGTGCTGGTGTTGGGGAACGTGACGGAGTGATGGGCAAGATAGACATTGTCTCTGGCACCCTGG ggaAGGCATTTGGCTGTGTGGGTGGCTATGTGGCCAGCACCGCCTCCCTTATTGACACAGTGCGCTCCTACGCAGCTGGATTCATCTTcaccacctccctgccccccatgaTGCTGGCTGGAGCCCTCGAATCCGTCCGGATCCTAAAGAGCCCTGAGGGGCAGGTGCTGCGCCGTGCACACCAGCGTAATGTCAAGCACATGCGCCAGCTCCTCATGGATGCAGGGCTGCCAGTGATCAGCTGTCCAAGCCACATCATTCCCATACGG GTTGGAGATGCAGCCCTGAACACCCGCCTCTGTGACCTGCTTCTGTCTGAATACAATATCTATGTCCAAGCCATCAATTACCCCACCGTGCCTCGGGGAGAGGAGCTGCTGCGATTGGCCCCCTCGCCCCACCACACCCCAGACATGATGGACTACTTTGTGG AGAAGCTCCTGGCAGCCTGGCACGAGGTGGGCCTGCCTCTGCAGACGGCAGCATCCCCCGAGTGCAACTTCTGTCACCGCCCGCTGCATTTTGCCCTCATGAGTGAGTGGGAGCGAGATTACTTTGGCAACATGGGCCCCCGCTACATCACGCTTTCTGCCTGA
- the ALAS2 gene encoding 5-aminolevulinate synthase, erythroid-specific, mitochondrial isoform X1 — protein MGEQSDSGKDERAKIERQKRLALEHEFTPPSRGIMASILQCCPFLTRDPTTFLHKLRPLLLSSAQRCPVMVARTLSRSVPVLQRGKETCGDTGPQAGIAPASLPTTQCPFIKSELQSGQGSFVQKAKPEVQEDVPPFKSGVLSSFFREVESSLKRKLRGPHMTHLILNNMPRSSAFGYDEFFAAKIQEKKQDHTYRVFKTVNRRADAYPFAEDYSCSQSESRKVSVWCSNDYLGMSRHPRVLEAIQNTLEAYGAGAGGTRNISGTSKFHVDLEQELASLHNKDAALLFSSCYVANDSTLFTLARMLPGCEIFSDAGNHASMIQGIRNSGVPKHVFRHNDPQHLEELLSKAELSTPKIVAFETVHSMDGAICPLEEMCDVAHRYGAITFVDEVHAVGLYGAHGAGVGERDGVMGKIDIVSGTLGKAFGCVGGYVASTASLIDTVRSYAAGFIFTTSLPPMMLAGALESVRILKSPEGQVLRRAHQRNVKHMRQLLMDAGLPVISCPSHIIPIRVGDAALNTRLCDLLLSEYNIYVQAINYPTVPRGEELLRLAPSPHHTPDMMDYFVEKLLAAWHEVGLPLQTAASPECNFCHRPLHFALMSEWERDYFGNMGPRYITLSA, from the exons CACCAAGTCGTGGCATAATGGCCTCCATCCTCCAGTGCTGCCCTTTCCTGACCCGGGACCCAACCACCTTCCTGCACAAACTCCGTCCCCTGCTGCTCAGCAGTGCCCAGCGTTGCCCTGTGATGGTGGCCCGCACCCTCTCACGCTCTGTTCCTGTCCTGCAGCGTGGAAAGGAGACCTGTGGAGATACTG GGCCCCAAGCTGGGATTGCACCAGCATCTCTCCCCACAACCCAGTGTCCCTTTATAAAGTCGGAGCTTCAGAGTGGCCAGGGTTCTTTTGTGCAAAAGGCAAAACCGGAGGTCCAGGAGGATGTCCCACCTTTCAAGTCAG GCGTGCTGAGCTCCTTTTTCAGAGAGGTGGAATCCAGTCTCAAGAGGAAGCTGCGTGGCCCTCACATGACACACCTAATCCTGAACAACATGCCAA GGAGCTCTGCATTTGGTTACGACGAGTTCTTTGCAGCAAAGATCCAGGAGAAGAAGCAGGATCACACTTACCGGGTCTTCAAGACAGTGAACCGTCGGGCTGATGCGTACCCCTTTGCCGAGGACTATTCTTGCTCTCAGTCTGAATCGCGGAAGGTGTCTGTCTGGTGCAGCAACGACTACTTGGGGATGAGCCGCCACCCGCGAGTGCTGGAGGCCATCCA GAATACTCTGGAGGCTTATGGAGCAGGAGCTGGAGGCACCAGGAACATTTCTGGCACTAGCAAGTTCCACGTGGATCTGGAGCAGGAACTGGCCAGCCTGCACAACAAAGATGCTGCTCTGCTTTTCTCCTCTTGTTATGTGGCCAATGATTCCACCCTCTTCACTCTGGCCCGTATGCTGCCAG GCTGTGAGATCTTTTCAGATGCTGGGAATCATGCCTCCATGATACAGGGTATCCGAAACAGTGGAGTTCCTAAGCATGTCTTCCGGCACAATGACCCCCAACACCTGGAGGAGCTGCTGAGCAAGGCTGAACTCAGCACCCCAAAGATTGTCGCCTTTGAGACTGTGCATTCCATGGATG GTGCCATCTGCCCACTGGAGGAAATGTGTGATGTTGCACACCGCTACGGAGCCATCACCTTTGTGGATGAGGTCCATGCTGTGGGACTCTATGGGGCCCACGGTGCTGGTGTTGGGGAACGTGACGGAGTGATGGGCAAGATAGACATTGTCTCTGGCACCCTGG ggaAGGCATTTGGCTGTGTGGGTGGCTATGTGGCCAGCACCGCCTCCCTTATTGACACAGTGCGCTCCTACGCAGCTGGATTCATCTTcaccacctccctgccccccatgaTGCTGGCTGGAGCCCTCGAATCCGTCCGGATCCTAAAGAGCCCTGAGGGGCAGGTGCTGCGCCGTGCACACCAGCGTAATGTCAAGCACATGCGCCAGCTCCTCATGGATGCAGGGCTGCCAGTGATCAGCTGTCCAAGCCACATCATTCCCATACGG GTTGGAGATGCAGCCCTGAACACCCGCCTCTGTGACCTGCTTCTGTCTGAATACAATATCTATGTCCAAGCCATCAATTACCCCACCGTGCCTCGGGGAGAGGAGCTGCTGCGATTGGCCCCCTCGCCCCACCACACCCCAGACATGATGGACTACTTTGTGG AGAAGCTCCTGGCAGCCTGGCACGAGGTGGGCCTGCCTCTGCAGACGGCAGCATCCCCCGAGTGCAACTTCTGTCACCGCCCGCTGCATTTTGCCCTCATGAGTGAGTGGGAGCGAGATTACTTTGGCAACATGGGCCCCCGCTACATCACGCTTTCTGCCTGA
- the ALAS2 gene encoding 5-aminolevulinate synthase, erythroid-specific, mitochondrial isoform X2, producing MGVCVGGYTQQQQQKREREHLAFLYAPSRGIMASILQCCPFLTRDPTTFLHKLRPLLLSSAQRCPVMVARTLSRSVPVLQRGKETCGDTGPQAGIAPASLPTTQCPFIKSELQSGQGSFVQKAKPEVQEDVPPFKSGVLSSFFREVESSLKRKLRGPHMTHLILNNMPRSSAFGYDEFFAAKIQEKKQDHTYRVFKTVNRRADAYPFAEDYSCSQSESRKVSVWCSNDYLGMSRHPRVLEAIQNTLEAYGAGAGGTRNISGTSKFHVDLEQELASLHNKDAALLFSSCYVANDSTLFTLARMLPGCEIFSDAGNHASMIQGIRNSGVPKHVFRHNDPQHLEELLSKAELSTPKIVAFETVHSMDGAICPLEEMCDVAHRYGAITFVDEVHAVGLYGAHGAGVGERDGVMGKIDIVSGTLGKAFGCVGGYVASTASLIDTVRSYAAGFIFTTSLPPMMLAGALESVRILKSPEGQVLRRAHQRNVKHMRQLLMDAGLPVISCPSHIIPIRVGDAALNTRLCDLLLSEYNIYVQAINYPTVPRGEELLRLAPSPHHTPDMMDYFVEKLLAAWHEVGLPLQTAASPECNFCHRPLHFALMSEWERDYFGNMGPRYITLSA from the exons CACCAAGTCGTGGCATAATGGCCTCCATCCTCCAGTGCTGCCCTTTCCTGACCCGGGACCCAACCACCTTCCTGCACAAACTCCGTCCCCTGCTGCTCAGCAGTGCCCAGCGTTGCCCTGTGATGGTGGCCCGCACCCTCTCACGCTCTGTTCCTGTCCTGCAGCGTGGAAAGGAGACCTGTGGAGATACTG GGCCCCAAGCTGGGATTGCACCAGCATCTCTCCCCACAACCCAGTGTCCCTTTATAAAGTCGGAGCTTCAGAGTGGCCAGGGTTCTTTTGTGCAAAAGGCAAAACCGGAGGTCCAGGAGGATGTCCCACCTTTCAAGTCAG GCGTGCTGAGCTCCTTTTTCAGAGAGGTGGAATCCAGTCTCAAGAGGAAGCTGCGTGGCCCTCACATGACACACCTAATCCTGAACAACATGCCAA GGAGCTCTGCATTTGGTTACGACGAGTTCTTTGCAGCAAAGATCCAGGAGAAGAAGCAGGATCACACTTACCGGGTCTTCAAGACAGTGAACCGTCGGGCTGATGCGTACCCCTTTGCCGAGGACTATTCTTGCTCTCAGTCTGAATCGCGGAAGGTGTCTGTCTGGTGCAGCAACGACTACTTGGGGATGAGCCGCCACCCGCGAGTGCTGGAGGCCATCCA GAATACTCTGGAGGCTTATGGAGCAGGAGCTGGAGGCACCAGGAACATTTCTGGCACTAGCAAGTTCCACGTGGATCTGGAGCAGGAACTGGCCAGCCTGCACAACAAAGATGCTGCTCTGCTTTTCTCCTCTTGTTATGTGGCCAATGATTCCACCCTCTTCACTCTGGCCCGTATGCTGCCAG GCTGTGAGATCTTTTCAGATGCTGGGAATCATGCCTCCATGATACAGGGTATCCGAAACAGTGGAGTTCCTAAGCATGTCTTCCGGCACAATGACCCCCAACACCTGGAGGAGCTGCTGAGCAAGGCTGAACTCAGCACCCCAAAGATTGTCGCCTTTGAGACTGTGCATTCCATGGATG GTGCCATCTGCCCACTGGAGGAAATGTGTGATGTTGCACACCGCTACGGAGCCATCACCTTTGTGGATGAGGTCCATGCTGTGGGACTCTATGGGGCCCACGGTGCTGGTGTTGGGGAACGTGACGGAGTGATGGGCAAGATAGACATTGTCTCTGGCACCCTGG ggaAGGCATTTGGCTGTGTGGGTGGCTATGTGGCCAGCACCGCCTCCCTTATTGACACAGTGCGCTCCTACGCAGCTGGATTCATCTTcaccacctccctgccccccatgaTGCTGGCTGGAGCCCTCGAATCCGTCCGGATCCTAAAGAGCCCTGAGGGGCAGGTGCTGCGCCGTGCACACCAGCGTAATGTCAAGCACATGCGCCAGCTCCTCATGGATGCAGGGCTGCCAGTGATCAGCTGTCCAAGCCACATCATTCCCATACGG GTTGGAGATGCAGCCCTGAACACCCGCCTCTGTGACCTGCTTCTGTCTGAATACAATATCTATGTCCAAGCCATCAATTACCCCACCGTGCCTCGGGGAGAGGAGCTGCTGCGATTGGCCCCCTCGCCCCACCACACCCCAGACATGATGGACTACTTTGTGG AGAAGCTCCTGGCAGCCTGGCACGAGGTGGGCCTGCCTCTGCAGACGGCAGCATCCCCCGAGTGCAACTTCTGTCACCGCCCGCTGCATTTTGCCCTCATGAGTGAGTGGGAGCGAGATTACTTTGGCAACATGGGCCCCCGCTACATCACGCTTTCTGCCTGA
- the ALAS2 gene encoding 5-aminolevulinate synthase, erythroid-specific, mitochondrial isoform X5, which yields MTHLILNNMPRSSAFGYDEFFAAKIQEKKQDHTYRVFKTVNRRADAYPFAEDYSCSQSESRKVSVWCSNDYLGMSRHPRVLEAIQNTLEAYGAGAGGTRNISGTSKFHVDLEQELASLHNKDAALLFSSCYVANDSTLFTLARMLPGCEIFSDAGNHASMIQGIRNSGVPKHVFRHNDPQHLEELLSKAELSTPKIVAFETVHSMDGAICPLEEMCDVAHRYGAITFVDEVHAVGLYGAHGAGVGERDGVMGKIDIVSGTLGKAFGCVGGYVASTASLIDTVRSYAAGFIFTTSLPPMMLAGALESVRILKSPEGQVLRRAHQRNVKHMRQLLMDAGLPVISCPSHIIPIRVGDAALNTRLCDLLLSEYNIYVQAINYPTVPRGEELLRLAPSPHHTPDMMDYFVEKLLAAWHEVGLPLQTAASPECNFCHRPLHFALMSEWERDYFGNMGPRYITLSA from the exons ATGACACACCTAATCCTGAACAACATGCCAA GGAGCTCTGCATTTGGTTACGACGAGTTCTTTGCAGCAAAGATCCAGGAGAAGAAGCAGGATCACACTTACCGGGTCTTCAAGACAGTGAACCGTCGGGCTGATGCGTACCCCTTTGCCGAGGACTATTCTTGCTCTCAGTCTGAATCGCGGAAGGTGTCTGTCTGGTGCAGCAACGACTACTTGGGGATGAGCCGCCACCCGCGAGTGCTGGAGGCCATCCA GAATACTCTGGAGGCTTATGGAGCAGGAGCTGGAGGCACCAGGAACATTTCTGGCACTAGCAAGTTCCACGTGGATCTGGAGCAGGAACTGGCCAGCCTGCACAACAAAGATGCTGCTCTGCTTTTCTCCTCTTGTTATGTGGCCAATGATTCCACCCTCTTCACTCTGGCCCGTATGCTGCCAG GCTGTGAGATCTTTTCAGATGCTGGGAATCATGCCTCCATGATACAGGGTATCCGAAACAGTGGAGTTCCTAAGCATGTCTTCCGGCACAATGACCCCCAACACCTGGAGGAGCTGCTGAGCAAGGCTGAACTCAGCACCCCAAAGATTGTCGCCTTTGAGACTGTGCATTCCATGGATG GTGCCATCTGCCCACTGGAGGAAATGTGTGATGTTGCACACCGCTACGGAGCCATCACCTTTGTGGATGAGGTCCATGCTGTGGGACTCTATGGGGCCCACGGTGCTGGTGTTGGGGAACGTGACGGAGTGATGGGCAAGATAGACATTGTCTCTGGCACCCTGG ggaAGGCATTTGGCTGTGTGGGTGGCTATGTGGCCAGCACCGCCTCCCTTATTGACACAGTGCGCTCCTACGCAGCTGGATTCATCTTcaccacctccctgccccccatgaTGCTGGCTGGAGCCCTCGAATCCGTCCGGATCCTAAAGAGCCCTGAGGGGCAGGTGCTGCGCCGTGCACACCAGCGTAATGTCAAGCACATGCGCCAGCTCCTCATGGATGCAGGGCTGCCAGTGATCAGCTGTCCAAGCCACATCATTCCCATACGG GTTGGAGATGCAGCCCTGAACACCCGCCTCTGTGACCTGCTTCTGTCTGAATACAATATCTATGTCCAAGCCATCAATTACCCCACCGTGCCTCGGGGAGAGGAGCTGCTGCGATTGGCCCCCTCGCCCCACCACACCCCAGACATGATGGACTACTTTGTGG AGAAGCTCCTGGCAGCCTGGCACGAGGTGGGCCTGCCTCTGCAGACGGCAGCATCCCCCGAGTGCAACTTCTGTCACCGCCCGCTGCATTTTGCCCTCATGAGTGAGTGGGAGCGAGATTACTTTGGCAACATGGGCCCCCGCTACATCACGCTTTCTGCCTGA
- the ALAS2 gene encoding 5-aminolevulinate synthase, erythroid-specific, mitochondrial isoform X4 — protein sequence MGEQSDSGKDERAKIERQKRLALEHEFTPPSRGIMASILQCCPFLTRDPTTFLHKLRPLLLSSAQRCPVMVARTLSRSVPVLQRGKETCGDTGPQAGIAPASLPTTQCPFIKSELQSGQGSFVQKAKPEVQEDVPPFKSGVLSSFFREVESSLKRKLRGPHMTHLILNNMPRSSAFGYDEFFAAKIQEKKQDHTYRVFKTVNRRADAYPFAEDYSCSQSESRKVSVWCSNDYLGMSRHPRVLEAIQNTLEAYGAGAGGTRNISGTSKFHVDLEQELASLHNKDAALLFSSCYVANDSTLFTLARMLPGCEIFSDAGNHASMIQGIRNSGVPKHVFRHNDPQHLEELLSKAELSTPKIVAFETVHSMDGAICPLEEMCDVAHRYGAITFVDEVHAVGLYGAHGAGVGERDGVMGKIDIVSGTLGKAFGCVGGYVASTASLIDTVRSYAAGFIFTTSLPPMMLAGALESVRILKSPEGQVLRRAHQRNVKHMRQLLMDAGLPVISCPSHIIPIRVGDAALNTRLCDLLLSEYNIYVQAINYPTVPRGEELLRLAPSPHHTPDMMDYFVG from the exons CACCAAGTCGTGGCATAATGGCCTCCATCCTCCAGTGCTGCCCTTTCCTGACCCGGGACCCAACCACCTTCCTGCACAAACTCCGTCCCCTGCTGCTCAGCAGTGCCCAGCGTTGCCCTGTGATGGTGGCCCGCACCCTCTCACGCTCTGTTCCTGTCCTGCAGCGTGGAAAGGAGACCTGTGGAGATACTG GGCCCCAAGCTGGGATTGCACCAGCATCTCTCCCCACAACCCAGTGTCCCTTTATAAAGTCGGAGCTTCAGAGTGGCCAGGGTTCTTTTGTGCAAAAGGCAAAACCGGAGGTCCAGGAGGATGTCCCACCTTTCAAGTCAG GCGTGCTGAGCTCCTTTTTCAGAGAGGTGGAATCCAGTCTCAAGAGGAAGCTGCGTGGCCCTCACATGACACACCTAATCCTGAACAACATGCCAA GGAGCTCTGCATTTGGTTACGACGAGTTCTTTGCAGCAAAGATCCAGGAGAAGAAGCAGGATCACACTTACCGGGTCTTCAAGACAGTGAACCGTCGGGCTGATGCGTACCCCTTTGCCGAGGACTATTCTTGCTCTCAGTCTGAATCGCGGAAGGTGTCTGTCTGGTGCAGCAACGACTACTTGGGGATGAGCCGCCACCCGCGAGTGCTGGAGGCCATCCA GAATACTCTGGAGGCTTATGGAGCAGGAGCTGGAGGCACCAGGAACATTTCTGGCACTAGCAAGTTCCACGTGGATCTGGAGCAGGAACTGGCCAGCCTGCACAACAAAGATGCTGCTCTGCTTTTCTCCTCTTGTTATGTGGCCAATGATTCCACCCTCTTCACTCTGGCCCGTATGCTGCCAG GCTGTGAGATCTTTTCAGATGCTGGGAATCATGCCTCCATGATACAGGGTATCCGAAACAGTGGAGTTCCTAAGCATGTCTTCCGGCACAATGACCCCCAACACCTGGAGGAGCTGCTGAGCAAGGCTGAACTCAGCACCCCAAAGATTGTCGCCTTTGAGACTGTGCATTCCATGGATG GTGCCATCTGCCCACTGGAGGAAATGTGTGATGTTGCACACCGCTACGGAGCCATCACCTTTGTGGATGAGGTCCATGCTGTGGGACTCTATGGGGCCCACGGTGCTGGTGTTGGGGAACGTGACGGAGTGATGGGCAAGATAGACATTGTCTCTGGCACCCTGG ggaAGGCATTTGGCTGTGTGGGTGGCTATGTGGCCAGCACCGCCTCCCTTATTGACACAGTGCGCTCCTACGCAGCTGGATTCATCTTcaccacctccctgccccccatgaTGCTGGCTGGAGCCCTCGAATCCGTCCGGATCCTAAAGAGCCCTGAGGGGCAGGTGCTGCGCCGTGCACACCAGCGTAATGTCAAGCACATGCGCCAGCTCCTCATGGATGCAGGGCTGCCAGTGATCAGCTGTCCAAGCCACATCATTCCCATACGG GTTGGAGATGCAGCCCTGAACACCCGCCTCTGTGACCTGCTTCTGTCTGAATACAATATCTATGTCCAAGCCATCAATTACCCCACCGTGCCTCGGGGAGAGGAGCTGCTGCGATTGGCCCCCTCGCCCCACCACACCCCAGACATGATGGACTACTTTGTGGGTTAG